Proteins co-encoded in one Bacteroidota bacterium genomic window:
- a CDS encoding methyltransferase domain-containing protein — MKNKTEIKIFLASPTDTVAERDLIQKYIEEWNSTYGDDERNIQLRIVRWENDLNVQSNVNPQEVINEDLLKDCDILTGIFWTKFGSSTDKLESATSKEIEYFLLEEKPILMYFLEKPIKPSEASKLSDQLKKINDFREKYKVNNIYRTTDLVSPDEFRKMFMRDLNMNIKKLLTKPDETNSRTENVTINSEESKDWYKESIKKLIEDKLVEYNLLLAYRREISFDENLKLWRSTIETRHPDTLHKITKAREEAFNIKYGHYDYEKDLREKYSDSWFTPIISILNNEAYSELKEFSVLGVASNNGIELKQIFKKYPKSTLSVLDLSEVAIKNGQKSFSSIKYLRGNMEDCTIINSSIDVYLNLRSIHSSGVDIRMTLTECHRLLKPNGIAIFSVSNGYLTPNEIRKEELVETKGMYDNRIEAFSTEKPYELANKIRFKLDNYGFRLIEIHTGETEIFIKAIK; from the coding sequence ATGAAAAACAAAACTGAAATAAAAATTTTCCTTGCTTCACCAACTGATACAGTTGCAGAAAGAGATTTAATTCAGAAATATATTGAAGAATGGAACTCAACATATGGCGATGATGAAAGAAATATACAACTAAGGATAGTCCGATGGGAAAATGATTTAAATGTGCAAAGCAATGTAAATCCTCAAGAAGTCATTAATGAAGATTTGCTTAAAGATTGCGACATTCTAACAGGAATTTTTTGGACAAAATTTGGGAGCAGTACTGATAAATTAGAATCTGCAACATCTAAAGAAATAGAATATTTTCTACTTGAAGAAAAGCCTATTCTTATGTATTTTTTAGAAAAACCCATTAAGCCTTCTGAGGCAAGTAAATTATCCGATCAATTAAAAAAAATCAATGATTTTCGAGAGAAGTACAAAGTAAATAATATCTATAGAACAACAGATTTAGTTTCCCCAGATGAATTCAGAAAAATGTTTATGCGGGACCTAAATATGAATATTAAAAAGCTATTAACCAAACCAGATGAAACCAATAGCCGAACAGAAAACGTCACAATTAATTCAGAGGAGAGTAAGGATTGGTATAAAGAAAGTATAAAAAAACTAATTGAAGATAAGCTTGTGGAATATAATTTACTATTAGCTTATCGTAGAGAAATTTCTTTTGATGAAAATCTAAAACTTTGGCGTTCTACAATAGAAACAAGGCACCCTGATACATTGCACAAGATTACAAAAGCAAGGGAAGAGGCATTCAATATAAAATATGGGCATTATGATTATGAAAAGGATTTACGTGAAAAATATAGTGACAGCTGGTTTACTCCCATAATTTCCATTTTGAATAATGAAGCTTATTCTGAATTAAAAGAATTTAGCGTGTTAGGGGTTGCTTCTAATAATGGAATTGAGTTGAAACAGATATTTAAAAAGTATCCAAAGTCCACTCTATCTGTTTTGGATTTAAGCGAAGTAGCAATTAAAAATGGACAGAAATCTTTTTCTAGTATAAAATATCTACGTGGTAATATGGAAGATTGCACGATAATCAATTCTTCTATTGATGTTTATTTAAATTTGCGCTCCATTCATAGCAGTGGGGTGGATATAAGAATGACTTTGACTGAATGCCATAGACTTTTAAAACCTAACGGCATTGCCATTTTTTCAGTTTCAAATGGTTATTTAACACCTAATGAAATCCGTAAAGAAGAGTTAGTTGAAACAAAAGGAATGTATGATAACAGAATAGAAGCATTCTCAACCGAAAAACCTTACGAATTGGCTAATAAAATTAGATTCAAACTCGATAATTATGGGTTTCGTTTAATTGAAATACATACGGGAGAAACCGAAATATTTATTAAAGCTATTAAATAA
- a CDS encoding T9SS type A sorting domain-containing protein, whose amino-acid sequence MNCFILRILLIFFFLNLTIVSAQGIVNKWVIGYPGGGSNVLIEFNRDSILSIDTLHLKMSFRDLNASICDSHGDLLFYTNGGWIANSTHDTMMNGNNLVPGTYATNWKHDGFRIPQGAVIVPFPDDSSKYYLFHETADLIGNTVIPCKNLFYSVIDMNLDIGLGAVTLKNIVLLNDTLSYGALTVCKHANGRDWWLLCHQAHSDLFFEYLVTPAGILGPYTQNIGSIINEGGAGQACFSPDGKKYARYFPDDDLDIYDFDRCTGLLSNSVHISIYDSSFAGGISFSLNSRYVYISSQDYIYQFDVNDTNISSTKDTVAIYDGFSSPFPPFNSYFYLTQLAPDGRIYISAPNSMDYLHVIDSPDSGGNACNVIQHGIYLKTYNGTAIPNHPNYFLRADSGSVCDTLMLSDSPIKNSQILKDKKISVFYDGQKAFVNAIGLHGKTYTLQVIDVLGHLVIEHKGAVNGSYATYDVPCTGFASGIYFVSVITDQEQLDCKFVKE is encoded by the coding sequence ATGAATTGTTTCATATTGAGAATACTGCTTATCTTTTTTTTTCTTAATCTGACAATTGTTAGCGCTCAAGGCATAGTCAACAAATGGGTGATTGGTTATCCCGGAGGAGGAAGCAATGTTTTAATTGAATTTAATAGAGATAGTATTTTATCTATAGACACCTTGCATCTTAAAATGAGTTTTCGAGACCTGAACGCAAGCATTTGTGATTCCCACGGTGACCTTTTATTTTATACGAATGGAGGGTGGATAGCCAACTCGACACATGACACCATGATGAATGGTAATAATCTTGTGCCTGGAACTTATGCCACAAACTGGAAACATGATGGCTTCAGAATTCCACAAGGAGCAGTTATAGTACCCTTTCCTGATGATTCAAGTAAGTATTATTTATTTCATGAAACTGCTGATTTAATTGGTAATACTGTAATCCCCTGCAAGAATTTATTTTACTCGGTTATTGACATGAATTTAGATATTGGTTTGGGTGCTGTAACATTAAAAAATATTGTCTTGCTAAATGATACTCTTTCCTATGGTGCCCTTACTGTTTGTAAACATGCCAATGGCAGAGATTGGTGGTTGCTTTGTCATCAGGCACATTCTGATCTATTTTTTGAATACCTAGTAACCCCGGCAGGTATTTTAGGACCCTACACTCAAAATATTGGAAGCATTATAAATGAAGGAGGAGCTGGACAGGCATGCTTTTCACCAGACGGGAAAAAGTATGCACGTTATTTTCCTGATGATGATTTGGATATTTATGATTTTGACAGGTGTACCGGGTTATTAAGCAACTCAGTTCATATTTCAATATATGATTCTTCCTTTGCCGGAGGAATTTCCTTTTCGTTAAACTCTCGGTATGTCTACATTTCATCTCAGGATTATATTTATCAGTTTGATGTAAATGATACTAACATTTCATCTACTAAAGATACAGTTGCCATCTATGATGGGTTTTCTTCTCCTTTTCCTCCATTCAATAGCTATTTTTATTTAACTCAACTGGCCCCTGACGGTCGAATATATATTAGCGCTCCTAATAGTATGGACTACCTACATGTTATTGATAGCCCAGATAGTGGTGGTAATGCCTGTAATGTGATACAGCATGGTATTTATTTGAAAACCTATAATGGGACAGCAATTCCCAATCATCCTAATTATTTTTTGAGAGCAGATAGTGGAAGTGTTTGTGATACTTTGATGTTGAGTGATTCCCCTATTAAAAACTCTCAAATTTTAAAAGATAAAAAAATAAGCGTTTTTTACGATGGGCAAAAAGCTTTTGTAAATGCAATAGGTTTACATGGCAAAACTTATACATTGCAAGTAATTGATGTTTTAGGACATTTGGTGATAGAGCATAAGGGCGCTGTGAATGGTTCTTATGCAACTTACGATGTGCCTTGTACTGGCTTTGCAAGTGGAATTTATTTTGTTTCTGTAATAACTGACCAAGAGCAGTTGGATTGTAAGTTTGTAAAAGAATGA
- a CDS encoding response regulator transcription factor has product MKKIRIALADDQHLFRKGLISLLNEEDAFKIVIEAENGRVLIDRLKSVNADVLLLDLEMPVMSGTEALDIIKIRFPELKVLVLTMHDDEAFITELIGKGVNGFLIKDNSIDTLVDAIFAVHEKDYYFTPRVTAVMSNATNKSTVKLRTNSTIDFTKREIEILSLICHEYSTKEIAEKLIMGERTVEWHRSNIIQKTNSKNTAGIVFYAVKNGLVN; this is encoded by the coding sequence ATGAAAAAAATTAGAATTGCATTGGCTGATGACCAGCATTTATTTAGAAAGGGATTAATATCTCTTCTTAATGAAGAGGATGCTTTTAAAATTGTTATTGAAGCAGAAAATGGCAGGGTACTGATTGATAGGCTTAAGTCTGTTAATGCTGATGTACTGCTTCTAGACTTAGAAATGCCTGTTATGTCAGGAACAGAAGCTTTAGATATTATTAAAATACGGTTTCCGGAACTAAAAGTATTAGTGCTTACGATGCACGATGATGAAGCATTTATTACAGAACTGATTGGGAAGGGAGTGAATGGATTTTTAATTAAGGATAATTCTATAGATACATTAGTTGATGCCATTTTCGCTGTTCATGAAAAAGATTATTATTTTACCCCAAGAGTAACAGCGGTAATGTCAAATGCAACTAATAAATCAACTGTGAAGCTTCGAACTAACTCAACAATTGACTTTACAAAACGAGAAATTGAGATTCTTTCTTTGATTTGTCATGAATATTCAACTAAGGAAATTGCTGAAAAGCTTATTATGGGTGAAAGAACAGTTGAGTGGCATAGAAGTAACATCATACAAAAAACAAATTCAAAAAATACTGCAGGAATAGTTTTTTATGCAGTTAAAAACGGACTAGTGAATTAA
- a CDS encoding amidohydrolase family protein, giving the protein MINIHTHIFTCQDVPVDFLKDSLNAPNWLKRKAIRMLQAGGWQQGLILKLLKKTGEGKKFEAFVRVGISKSMEEVFELLNENGLYPEGTKFIALPMQFEHMGAGFCEQNSYNDQLNLLLKARKIYPQILPFFAIDPRMASTTLDLAIIVREHMNMSLPIRKNESGQTEFIRAFFGIKLYPSLGFFPYDPMLYKMYQYAAEFDLPIMTHTSRGGVNYLGNRSSLPTINNPQSFKRIDPCLLPYGSDPKNPLKEPKYKYPGISDPKVENKDFCDYFLDPENYVDAIEEFNTLKICFAHFGSDHELAKKLGIDLGDFKYAGQGERSDTWIDKVLSLLKNEKYPNLFTDISYTLVHSEFNKLVKDEIEKDLKINGTSNLDKRLISKVMFGTDFFMAYQEENTTERTLFEKAQADYINIDSNMYPLITSLGDNVLWAFLTEKNPLRYISSKLYDPNANPVYYA; this is encoded by the coding sequence ATGATAAACATTCACACACATATATTTACTTGCCAGGACGTGCCGGTAGATTTTTTAAAGGATAGTCTAAATGCTCCTAATTGGTTAAAACGCAAAGCAATAAGAATGCTGCAAGCTGGTGGGTGGCAGCAAGGTTTAATACTTAAACTATTAAAAAAAACGGGTGAAGGAAAAAAGTTTGAGGCCTTTGTTCGAGTTGGTATTTCTAAGTCAATGGAGGAAGTGTTTGAATTGCTCAATGAAAATGGACTCTATCCTGAAGGAACAAAATTTATTGCATTGCCTATGCAATTTGAACACATGGGTGCTGGCTTTTGTGAGCAGAATAGCTACAATGATCAATTGAATTTATTGTTGAAAGCAAGAAAAATTTATCCTCAAATTTTGCCTTTTTTTGCCATTGACCCACGTATGGCAAGCACTACGCTTGATTTAGCTATAATTGTTAGAGAACATATGAATATGTCTCTTCCGATAAGAAAAAATGAATCCGGGCAAACAGAATTTATACGCGCATTTTTTGGTATAAAATTGTATCCGTCACTTGGCTTCTTTCCTTACGATCCAATGTTGTATAAAATGTATCAGTATGCTGCAGAATTCGACTTACCAATTATGACGCATACATCTCGTGGCGGAGTTAATTATCTGGGGAATAGATCTTCATTGCCAACTATAAACAATCCTCAATCTTTCAAACGAATTGATCCATGCTTATTACCATATGGTAGTGACCCAAAAAATCCTTTGAAGGAACCTAAGTACAAATATCCTGGAATAAGTGATCCTAAAGTTGAAAACAAAGATTTTTGCGACTATTTTCTTGACCCGGAAAATTACGTTGATGCGATTGAAGAATTTAATACCCTTAAAATTTGTTTCGCTCATTTTGGCTCAGATCATGAACTAGCTAAAAAATTAGGTATTGATTTAGGAGATTTTAAATACGCTGGGCAAGGCGAAAGAAGTGATACATGGATTGACAAGGTTCTTTCGCTTCTAAAAAACGAAAAATATCCAAACCTTTTTACAGATATAAGTTATACACTGGTGCATTCAGAGTTTAATAAACTAGTAAAGGATGAAATTGAAAAGGATCTAAAAATTAATGGCACATCAAACTTGGATAAGCGGCTAATAAGCAAGGTAATGTTTGGTACTGATTTTTTTATGGCTTATCAGGAAGAAAATACAACCGAGCGAACTTTATTTGAAAAGGCTCAGGCAGACTATATAAATATAGACTCAAACATGTACCCATTGATAACCAGCCTCGGCGACAATGTTCTTTGGGCATTTCTTACTGAAAAAAACCCATTACGATACATAAGTTCAAAACTATATGATCCAAATGCTAATCCGGTTTATTATGCCTAA